A region of Paenibacillus sp. 37 DNA encodes the following proteins:
- a CDS encoding SDR family NAD(P)-dependent oxidoreductase translates to MRKDQMLSLDQILEMVKGRRLSSEIAYQLIQEIERHDNSASNEKNIQQNTYLYPSWEIQDLQRTVFKSERLLLFVTGEENMGQWDESASIIRVIQGNQFIEQDADTFVVRPEHEEDYERLFNRLSELQWIPDTVVHGWNGAVLSEDGGTLLSKQLAQGVYALFYTCQWLAKCADKKKIHLLYVYSSDHKEEPASEAVSSFMRSVTWEHPQWTCRTLDMGNEPIDMLQLIKQELEARDQAVEVRYRDNRRYAKRLVSLPKREYSQVDWNKEGVYLITGGMGGIGLKFASLLAKSARVIVLSGRSILSRDQEQQLHDLGKFGAEIVYIPADVSQRESAFNLIRECKARFGGIHGVIHCAGVLRDSMLQSKNKVDMDAVIAPKVYGTVWLDEASCHEQLDFFIVCSSVMSVLGNAGQCDYAFANGFMDGFCRQRDRLNKEGLRSGQTISLNWPLWSEAGMGVDPTHRLFLENTLGISAISSEHAIHAFEDAFHCKENQLVIVGGDAAKFQKVHEKTSFADVDPPKKDVLLQNSINEEVLLERVSEVILTISSKILSVDIQELDLDADKSDYGFDSISTTDFVNRLNATYSIDLTPPVVFEYATLRTFATYLSGAYGEDIARYHGMSGGHDEPEMQTSHTVSADETNENASEPVDVHRSNKEPIAIIGIGAHMPQSESMDQLWENLVSGKTFISEIPPERWDWHQYYGDPIKEVNKTNIKWGGFMKAIDQFDASFFGISPHEAGLMDPRQRIYLQTVWEAIEDAGYRPSDLSGSKTGMFVGVVSSDYYDLMHQAGIPTEAHTALGIFHSILANRISYLLNLHGPSEPVDTACSGSLVAIHRAVESIHNGECELAVAGGISVIASPQLMIAFNQAGMLSVDGRCKTFDQGADGYVRGEGSGALLLKPLSKAEADGDHIYGVIQATAINHGGHANTLTSPNPNAQAELIVEAWSRSGIDPRTADYIEAHGSGTPLGDPIEINALKKAFSQLVQNWDELHGTQSGSSPDSTVPHCAVGTIKTYIGHLEAAAGVAGVLNVLLSMKHNRLLPNLQLNEVNPYIQLKNSPFYIVKEGQTWNRKHDTLPRSAGVSSFGFGGVNAHIVIREYVTKHNSSQNISNRPQLLIVSAKNRDRLKAYAKRIVEFLSQTDGITLADVAFTMQTGREEMEERLALVSSSITDAVDMLERFVAGQADLYRCWQGSVSKRKSLQDEHVITYNHPSTDQDFMMEAELHKLAQLWVTGNRIDWSSMDKSEGQRKISIPTYPFAETRHWLPNPVNRIENAGAHRSGMDNRFMMKLENRSDFRSYRYEFEFTGQESFFRDHEINGYNVLPASAHIELIRAAVMMAAQPREDEQINLQKLVWLQPVVAQQGMGRLRILLNPSSNGDIEVTVQSPSESQGDGTETMVFSQGTAVITKRGVRKTSEVETILSSCNLENLTSEQCYSFFSARGMRYGPDFQGLKIVSVGHDQALARIALPSNIIDGFQEGTLHPGLLDNAFQATIGIWSSASGNIQEEPQDTSLLPFSIQQIQIFGSCEAEMWAHVRVRQESGSAVVHADTEYDMDLFNVEGDVRVSIRAMRFRRPEPKASNLNETKGMETYELQMLAPVWKEQTIGLHEHERVLNDLRGEICLVGTKSSYLTQLLKYLPHAEVIVLNPQDSIMRITEQLIPIMNLRHMVWISPLTTGNSPDVEGMIEAQEEGVFLLYRLIKALLQDGYGNRSMEWTVITMQANAIHTLDSVDPTHAGIHGLIGVLCKERPGWKVRQVDLDQLNDKNMHELFSWSADSYGFPYVNRHGEWFRQQLASVTYSPVSSGQSHSYRHGGVYVVIGGAGGIGEAWSEYMIQHYKAQIIWLGRRKLDADIQAKLQRLGELGPAPCYMAVDATDSEAMRQACTDIRRNHQTIHGFIHSAIVLEDRSLEYMDEAAFRKAYSTKVDISINIAKACIGESLDFVLFFSSMNSFLNSAGQANYVAGCTFKDVFAQFLRQCCNFPVKVMNWGYWGSVGSVRSEYYKTRMAKAGQGSIEAPEAMEALNVLMNGVLDQIALIRKQPLVDMQILHEEESIMVYQGAVSACITGV, encoded by the coding sequence ATGAGAAAAGATCAGATGTTATCACTGGATCAGATTCTTGAAATGGTGAAGGGACGACGTCTCTCATCAGAGATAGCCTATCAGCTTATACAGGAAATAGAGCGGCATGATAATTCGGCTTCCAATGAAAAAAACATACAGCAGAATACGTATCTGTATCCATCCTGGGAAATTCAAGACCTTCAACGTACGGTTTTCAAAAGTGAGAGACTTCTGTTATTTGTTACTGGTGAAGAAAATATGGGGCAATGGGATGAGAGTGCTTCCATCATTCGTGTGATACAAGGAAATCAATTCATCGAGCAGGATGCTGATACATTCGTAGTCCGTCCGGAACATGAAGAGGATTACGAGCGTTTATTCAACCGACTGTCCGAATTACAGTGGATACCTGATACTGTCGTTCATGGATGGAATGGTGCCGTGCTTTCGGAAGATGGAGGGACGCTGCTGAGTAAACAGCTTGCCCAGGGCGTGTACGCCTTATTTTATACATGCCAATGGCTGGCGAAATGTGCTGACAAAAAGAAAATACATCTTTTATATGTTTATTCCAGCGATCATAAAGAAGAACCGGCAAGTGAAGCCGTAAGCAGTTTCATGCGCAGTGTAACATGGGAACACCCGCAATGGACATGTCGTACATTGGACATGGGAAATGAACCAATCGATATGTTACAACTCATCAAACAGGAGCTGGAAGCTCGGGACCAAGCGGTAGAGGTTCGTTATCGGGACAATCGGCGTTATGCAAAAAGATTGGTATCGTTGCCGAAAAGAGAATATTCACAAGTGGATTGGAACAAAGAAGGCGTGTATTTGATCACAGGTGGGATGGGCGGCATCGGTCTAAAGTTTGCCTCCTTGCTTGCCAAATCCGCTCGAGTCATTGTTTTATCCGGACGCTCCATTCTGAGTAGGGATCAGGAACAACAATTGCATGATCTAGGGAAGTTCGGAGCTGAAATAGTGTATATCCCGGCGGATGTATCGCAACGTGAGTCCGCTTTTAATCTCATCCGTGAGTGCAAAGCCAGATTTGGGGGTATTCATGGTGTGATTCATTGCGCTGGCGTATTGAGAGACTCCATGCTTCAATCCAAAAATAAAGTGGACATGGATGCTGTTATCGCTCCTAAAGTATACGGAACGGTTTGGCTGGACGAAGCTTCTTGTCATGAACAGTTGGACTTTTTCATCGTTTGCTCTTCCGTCATGTCCGTTCTGGGCAACGCTGGACAATGTGACTATGCCTTTGCCAATGGCTTTATGGACGGTTTTTGCCGTCAACGGGATCGTTTGAACAAAGAGGGGTTACGTTCTGGTCAGACGATCTCTCTGAATTGGCCTCTATGGTCGGAAGCGGGGATGGGAGTAGATCCAACTCATCGCCTTTTTTTGGAGAATACGCTCGGGATTTCAGCGATATCCAGCGAACATGCCATACATGCTTTTGAAGATGCTTTCCATTGTAAGGAAAATCAGCTGGTAATTGTTGGCGGGGATGCGGCCAAATTTCAGAAGGTACACGAGAAAACATCGTTTGCAGATGTGGATCCTCCGAAAAAGGATGTGTTGTTGCAGAACAGCATAAATGAAGAAGTTCTACTAGAAAGGGTTTCAGAGGTCATTTTGACCATATCCTCTAAGATTCTTAGTGTTGACATACAGGAACTGGATCTGGATGCGGATAAGAGCGACTATGGATTTGATTCCATTTCAACGACTGATTTTGTCAATCGACTTAACGCAACATATAGCATTGATCTGACGCCTCCTGTTGTGTTTGAATATGCGACTTTAAGGACCTTTGCAACCTACCTGAGCGGAGCTTATGGCGAAGACATTGCCCGATATCATGGAATGAGTGGGGGACACGATGAACCCGAAATGCAGACTTCACATACGGTCAGTGCTGATGAAACAAATGAGAACGCAAGTGAGCCTGTTGATGTCCATAGGAGCAATAAAGAACCCATTGCCATTATTGGAATAGGCGCTCATATGCCTCAATCCGAGAGTATGGATCAACTATGGGAGAACTTGGTTTCCGGAAAAACCTTTATTTCCGAAATCCCTCCTGAACGCTGGGATTGGCATCAATATTACGGGGACCCAATAAAGGAAGTTAATAAAACCAACATCAAATGGGGCGGATTTATGAAAGCCATTGATCAATTTGATGCTTCGTTTTTTGGAATTTCGCCTCATGAAGCGGGGTTGATGGACCCGAGACAGCGCATTTATTTGCAAACCGTATGGGAAGCCATTGAAGATGCTGGTTACAGGCCATCCGATTTGTCTGGGAGTAAAACAGGCATGTTTGTCGGGGTGGTTAGTTCAGATTATTATGATTTGATGCATCAAGCAGGCATTCCTACCGAGGCACATACAGCGTTGGGCATATTTCATTCCATTCTGGCTAACCGAATTTCATATCTTCTAAATCTGCATGGACCTAGTGAACCCGTGGATACAGCCTGTTCCGGTTCGCTGGTCGCCATTCATCGGGCAGTGGAATCGATACACAACGGAGAATGTGAACTGGCAGTTGCCGGAGGCATTAGTGTTATCGCAAGTCCACAGCTGATGATTGCTTTTAATCAGGCAGGCATGCTCAGTGTGGATGGTCGCTGTAAAACCTTTGATCAAGGTGCTGATGGGTACGTTCGTGGTGAGGGTAGTGGGGCATTGCTGCTTAAACCGTTGTCCAAAGCGGAAGCGGATGGAGACCATATCTATGGAGTAATTCAGGCAACGGCTATAAATCATGGGGGACATGCCAACACTTTGACGTCTCCAAATCCTAACGCACAGGCAGAACTCATTGTTGAAGCGTGGTCGAGATCAGGAATTGATCCGAGGACAGCAGATTATATTGAAGCACATGGTTCGGGGACGCCATTGGGTGATCCAATCGAGATAAATGCGCTTAAAAAAGCATTCTCCCAGCTGGTTCAAAACTGGGATGAATTGCATGGCACGCAGAGCGGCTCATCCCCGGATTCCACTGTTCCGCACTGTGCAGTGGGGACTATAAAAACGTATATTGGGCACCTGGAGGCAGCAGCAGGAGTAGCGGGAGTACTAAACGTGTTACTCAGTATGAAGCATAACCGATTGCTGCCAAATCTGCAGTTAAATGAAGTTAACCCGTACATCCAGTTGAAGAACAGTCCATTTTATATTGTAAAGGAAGGACAGACGTGGAATCGCAAACATGACACGTTGCCCAGAAGTGCGGGCGTAAGTTCATTTGGGTTTGGAGGTGTCAATGCTCATATCGTCATCCGCGAATACGTGACCAAGCACAATAGTTCCCAAAATATATCCAATCGCCCCCAGTTACTCATCGTTTCTGCAAAGAACAGGGATCGATTGAAAGCATATGCGAAGCGAATCGTTGAATTTCTGAGTCAAACGGATGGGATTACCCTAGCTGATGTTGCATTTACAATGCAAACGGGCAGGGAAGAGATGGAGGAAAGACTTGCATTGGTGAGTTCGAGCATCACGGATGCCGTAGACATGCTTGAGCGGTTTGTTGCAGGTCAGGCAGATCTATATCGATGTTGGCAAGGGAGCGTATCCAAGCGCAAATCCCTCCAAGATGAACATGTTATAACTTACAATCATCCATCCACAGATCAGGATTTCATGATGGAAGCAGAACTCCATAAACTTGCTCAGCTCTGGGTAACCGGTAACAGGATTGATTGGTCTTCAATGGATAAAAGTGAAGGGCAACGGAAAATCTCCATCCCGACTTATCCGTTTGCAGAGACACGGCACTGGCTTCCTAATCCAGTCAACCGTATAGAAAACGCTGGAGCTCATCGGTCGGGAATGGATAACAGATTCATGATGAAGCTGGAAAACAGATCGGATTTTCGGTCATACCGCTACGAATTTGAATTTACGGGTCAGGAATCCTTTTTTCGGGATCACGAAATAAACGGATATAATGTATTGCCTGCCTCAGCACATATTGAGTTGATCAGGGCCGCTGTCATGATGGCTGCTCAACCCAGAGAGGATGAACAAATTAACCTCCAAAAGCTGGTATGGCTCCAACCTGTTGTAGCTCAACAAGGTATGGGAAGGCTCCGAATCCTTCTTAATCCATCCTCTAATGGAGATATTGAGGTGACCGTTCAATCTCCAAGTGAGTCTCAGGGGGATGGGACAGAGACCATGGTTTTTAGCCAGGGGACTGCTGTGATTACCAAGCGTGGAGTACGCAAGACTAGCGAAGTGGAGACAATCCTGAGCAGCTGTAATCTGGAAAATCTCACTTCAGAGCAATGTTATTCCTTTTTTTCAGCAAGAGGCATGCGGTATGGTCCAGACTTCCAGGGTCTGAAAATTGTATCAGTGGGTCATGATCAGGCATTGGCCAGAATTGCTCTGCCTTCGAATATTATCGATGGATTTCAGGAGGGCACCCTTCATCCAGGTCTTCTGGATAATGCTTTTCAGGCCACCATCGGGATCTGGTCCAGTGCTTCGGGAAATATTCAGGAGGAGCCGCAAGATACGTCTTTGTTGCCCTTCTCCATACAGCAAATTCAAATATTTGGCTCCTGCGAAGCAGAGATGTGGGCTCATGTCCGAGTACGTCAGGAGAGTGGCAGTGCCGTTGTACACGCAGATACCGAATATGACATGGATTTGTTTAATGTAGAGGGTGATGTACGGGTATCTATTAGGGCAATGCGTTTTAGAAGACCTGAGCCAAAAGCTTCTAATCTCAATGAGACTAAAGGGATGGAGACATATGAGTTACAAATGCTGGCCCCTGTATGGAAAGAGCAGACAATCGGCTTGCATGAACATGAACGTGTACTCAACGATCTCCGGGGAGAAATATGCTTGGTAGGTACGAAGAGCTCGTACTTGACTCAGCTGCTTAAATATCTGCCTCACGCCGAAGTGATCGTTTTGAATCCACAGGATTCGATCATGCGGATCACGGAACAACTGATCCCAATTATGAACCTTCGACATATGGTGTGGATATCTCCGCTAACCACCGGAAACTCACCTGATGTCGAGGGAATGATTGAGGCTCAGGAAGAAGGCGTGTTTCTTCTGTACAGACTAATTAAGGCACTTCTTCAGGACGGATATGGGAATCGGAGCATGGAATGGACTGTAATCACAATGCAGGCAAACGCCATTCATACACTTGATTCGGTTGATCCCACTCATGCCGGGATACATGGTCTTATAGGAGTATTATGCAAAGAACGACCCGGATGGAAGGTTAGACAGGTGGATTTGGATCAGTTGAACGATAAGAATATGCACGAGTTGTTTTCGTGGTCTGCTGATTCCTACGGATTCCCATACGTAAACCGACATGGCGAATGGTTTCGTCAACAACTTGCGTCCGTTACATATTCCCCTGTGAGTTCGGGGCAGTCTCATTCCTATCGCCATGGAGGTGTATACGTTGTTATCGGGGGAGCAGGCGGAATCGGAGAGGCATGGAGTGAATATATGATCCAGCATTACAAAGCCCAGATCATCTGGCTGGGAAGAAGGAAACTGGATGCTGATATTCAGGCGAAATTGCAAAGGCTGGGCGAGCTCGGACCTGCGCCCTGTTACATGGCTGTTGATGCAACGGATTCGGAAGCAATGCGTCAAGCATGTACAGATATTAGGCGGAATCATCAAACCATTCATGGTTTTATTCATTCAGCCATCGTATTGGAGGATCGTAGCCTGGAATATATGGACGAAGCTGCTTTTCGGAAAGCTTATTCCACCAAGGTAGACATCAGCATCAATATAGCCAAAGCGTGTATCGGAGAGTCGCTTGACTTTGTACTCTTTTTTTCGTCCATGAACTCCTTTTTGAATTCGGCCGGACAGGCCAATTACGTAGCCGGCTGTACGTTCAAAGATGTATTCGCCCAATTTTTGAGACAGTGCTGTAATTTCCCCGTCAAAGTGATGAACTGGGGATATTGGGGAAGTGTGGGTTCGGTACGTTCTGAATATTATAAGACACGCATGGCGAAAGCAGGACAAGGTTCAATCGAAGCTCCTGAAGCGATGGAGGCTCTTAATGTACTGATGAATGGTGTGCTGGATCAGATTGCATTGATAAGGAAACAGCCTTTGGTGGATATGCAGATCTTGCATGAAGAAGAATCCATTATGGTCTATCAGGGGGCTGTCTCTGCTTGTATAACAGGGGTCTGA